The Candidatus Neomarinimicrobiota bacterium nucleotide sequence TTGCCGAAGCAGCAAATCTTCGTCTCCATATGTTGGTCTGTTTCGCCCATTTTTTCAAATCTGTTATGAGGTCAATATTACTGAGGAGTAATTTCCCGGCAAACTGTGTTGCGAGATGATCGCACGTTTCCCAATTGGAGATATAATCAACCCAGTTATCTACCAATCTCCAGGTCTGTCTGTCCATTTTATTTACCCGCTTCGCAATAATGAATACAGCGAAGAGTTGTTCCTCACGACCCTCGGTTTTGAAACATTCGTCAGCTATGGAGAGTAGATCGCTTATAGATAGTTTTTTACCGTTTTCTTTGAAATAATCTCTTGCGATGGCTTTAATTTCCGGCACCGGAACTCCTAAAATCCTATCTTCGCTACCTGTCGCTTTATGTACTCCCTC carries:
- a CDS encoding DNA alkylation repair protein, with the translated sequence MMISPADVKKLLNPIQKQFKALANPSYIEGVHKATGSEDRILGVPVPEIKAIARDYFKENGKKLSISDLLSIADECFKTEGREEQLFAVFIIAKRVNKMDRQTWRLVDNWVDYISNWETCDHLATQFAGKLLLSNIDLITDLKKWAKQTNIWRRRFAASATIPLNHGSHSNPTATFEVLRPLVADNDDMVRKAVAWAIREAYKADNESAVKFLLDVKDLAVPYVLKHGSEIFNQAHKKELGI